Genomic segment of Clostridium sp. Marseille-P299:
CATTGACTCAACTTGCTTTAGCCACCATAAGTCTGTTTTAGAATAGTATTTCATGCCAAACGGCGTTGTGTCCAGTGCAATAAAGCCCTCCACCATTTCAGGAAACATACTTGCAAACATCTGGCTTGGATAACCGCCCATTGACATTCCAAGCAAAATAACCTTAGAAATACCTTCGTTTTTTAAGATGCTGTGAAGTTCTATTGCGGTCTTCTCATACGAAAAATCATGATATGGTCTTGAAAGCCCATGTAGGGGGACGTCCCATGTGAGAACAGTGTACTCCGAAGAAAATCTTTCGACTTGTTTTTCAAACATGGTATGGTTCGCAGTTAAGCCGTGCGTAAAAACAATACATTTTGCCGTAGCATTTTTGTTGTGTGCAATCCAATAGTGCGTATTCCCATTTTGTGATTTGATCTGCTTATGTTCCATAACCCCATCCCTTCCAACTCTAATACACAGCTAATATAAATAATCTTTACCTTACAATATCATATACTTTACCAACTATCAATATTAAGTTATCAATGTACTCTTACTTCTTTAAATATTAAGTTATCATGGTAAATTCTAGTTTGTACTATATAAGAGTAGAGATTTTGTCTCTATTCTTATTTTTTGTTATGATGAGATTGATTGGCTGACGTAATTCTAGATGGGACACCACGCCCGACGTTAAACCTGTCAGCCAGCTCTCATTATCATTCATTCGATTCAGCAAGTTGGGACGTAGCTCCCGTGTAACTAACAAACCTGTTTAGATATTTGAGAAGTTGGAACCAATCATAACAAAGACAAAGGAGGATTACCATGATTGCAGTGGGTATTGATGTATCAAAATCTAAAAGTACTATTGCAGTTCTAAGTTCCACAGGAGAAATTATTCTTAAACCGTCCGAAATTCACCATAATGAATATGATCTAGGTCAATTCATTGCTATGCTGAAAAGTCATAATGATGAGATTCGTATAGTGATGGAAGCAACAGGTCATTATCACTATCCCATTCTCAAACAGCTTCTTGCTGCCAATTTATTTGTTTCTCTAGTTAATCCTTATCTCATGAAAAAGTATGGAGATAATGAGATTCGCAAAGGTAAAACTGATAAAAAAGATGCTATGCGAATCGCAAAATATGCTTTAGAAAAAGCTTATTTCCTTACTCCTTATACTGGAATCGATGAGAAATATAATGACTTAAAATTTCTTTCTCGGCAGTATAACCAAAACGTTTCAATGAAAGTAAAAGCAAGAGTTCAACTTTCTAATTTACTCGATGAAATAATGCCAGGTATTCAATCGATTCTCACATCAAACACGTACGATCCAGACGACAATCTTCTTTATCGTTTTATAGAAAAATACGAAAGCTTTGATACTATAAAAGCAATGACTGAGAAGCGCTTTATTTCATCTTATGTCAAATTCGCTTACAAAAGCGGAGCAAGAAACCCTCAAATGAAAGCCCTTAAAATTTATGAAACTGCCACCAAAAGCATTACTACTAGAGGCGTTAATACAAGTACTTTAGTTGCTGTTAAAAATGCTTTACTCTTACTAAAGCAAACAGAAACTTCATCTAATGCTATACTAAGTCAAATGCAATCAATAGCCTCTACATTGCCAGAATACCCAGTTGTAAGGGCTATGAATGGAGTAGGTGATAAACTAGCTCCACGCTTGATTGCTGAAATCGGGGATGTTCGCCGATTTAAAAATGCACGTGCTCTCAATGCCTATGCGGGGAATGATGCTCCACCGTTTCAATCTGGTCAATATGAAAGCCTTAACCGGCACATATCTAAAAGAGGTTCAGCAAGCCTACGAAAAGCGGGTTATGAGGTCATGCAATCCCTAAAGTTACATAAACCCGAAAATGATGCTGTTTATCTCTTTATGATTAAAAAAGAAGGTGAAGGTAAGCCAAAAAATGTAGCCAAAATGGCAGGGGTAAATAAATTTTTACATATCTACTATGCTCGTGTAACAGAAATCTATAGATAATATTTTTTTCTCATATCTATGAGGTTTATTAAAGTTACCCTTTTTTAAGCTAAAAATTATTTCAATTTATACTTGACTTTTATTAGCAAGGTTTAACGTACAAAAAAACTACCAACTAAATATTGATAGTTGGTAGTTTAATTTTTCTTAATTACGCTTTATTATACTTGATTGTTCTCCTACACATGCACAGCAATAAATATCATCTTTCTTCCCATATAAATCTTTGTAAGAGATGCAAAACAGTCTTTCATATTATACTTTTTTTCATTTACTAAATAAAACTTTGTTCTAAAATCTCCACTCCAACCTCCATGCTCATTCATTGAAGAGTCAAAATAAAATAATTCAATAGTTTTACTTTCGTTCGTTGTTAAATTACATTGTTTAAATGAGCCCCCTGAGCGACTTTCTTGGAACATTCTAATATTTAAATCATAAGCAGTAGTTTCTCCAGTCACCTACCTATTCATATAATTATTACAAAATAGATTTGAATTTAATAAGTAGAGCATATAAATCATTCTACATTAATAACGTTTCTCTTTATATGTATTACCGAAATTCCAACTACAATTAACATAGCTGGGTCACCGAGAAAAAAGACAACCCAATATATTTTTTCAAAATCAAGATAAATTAATCCAGCTATTTTAGATATACATTTCAAAAAGAAAAAACACATCCATAAATAATTTAAACTAAGCACATCTTGTTCCGAAATATGCTGTAGTGATTTTATTTGAAAGTCTTTTGCAAGATATAAAAAAACACTTTTTCTTTTAATTGTTAGCACTACCATAAAACTCAGCAAGACTATATTTGAAATCAATGCTGGAATATAGTAGAGCTTTTCATTTCCAGACAAAACAATCGAAGTACTCGATAAAATCAAACCAACAAGTCCAATTATCTGAGTATTTGATACTTGCTTTTTCTTGGTATAAGCCTGTAGAACTGCTACCAAACTAATTAAGACAGAAATAATCATCGCTGGCAATAATCCAAACAATCTATAACAAATCCAAAATGCGATTGTTGGAATTATTATATTTATAATTGGACTAATCTTCTTCATATCTTTCCTCCCTACAAATTCTAATTATCATTCTTTTAGAAATATAGTCTTAGTTCGCAATTGTACGCTACAGCGCATCAATAATCATATTATACCATCATAAGTAGATAGTTTCTACCTTTTTATCCCAATCCTGTTAACAATAAATATTCAGTATTCAATGTACCTATTTAACTAAATATTAAATTACCGCATAAAAAACTACCAACTACTATTATAGTTGGTAGTAAATTTTTATATTCCTTTCTTACAGTTTTAAATTATCATTTTAACATATTCTATTTCTTCTTCATCTCTCGAAACTTCCACAAAACCAAACTTTTTATATAAATACTGATTTCCTATACTAAAAATAGGCGTTGAAAGTTTCCATACTAAAATATCTGAATATTCTCTCTCGACTAATTCCAGTACACGATATCCAAATCCCTTGTTTTGGTAAAATGGTTCTATTACAAAATCTTCAAAACGCATAATTGTACTGCTAATAGGAATAAGAAAAAATGCTCCTATAATTTGATTATCTAAAGTAATTTTATAGGCAATATATTTTTTAATAATATTGATTTGAGATTCCATCTTAGCATAACCAGGTGGACCTCCGTTCCTCCCTAAATATGTATTAATTTCTTTGTTATATGCAGAAATTTTAATTCTTGTAATGATACCAGCATCTTCTATATTAGCACGTACAATTTTCAACATATCCACCATCTCCTAACTATAGGTTATCAAAAGTGTAAAACTTATTGTAAAAAAATAGTAGACTGTTTTTACGTTAACCGTTAAGATATACTTAAACCATACAATAAAATATATTTTCTATTAACAAATTATCAATATTCAATTACCAATGTTCTGCAAAATAAAAGGCGGTGAATTTTAATGTATTTTTTTCCTGCACTAGTTGGTCTATTTATCGGAATAGGAGTGTATATAATAATAAAAGCATCTCATAACAATCCTAAAGTTATAAAAATCATTGCATATATTAATCTTTTCTTTTCCTCTATTTTAGCTTTAATTTTATTGGTGTTTTTAGTTATAATGCTAGTATAAATTTTAGTTTTAGGAGTAAATTTCCGTACAAAAAAACTACTAACTTAAAATTCCATAGTTAGTAGTTCCCTGCATTTTCTTATTAAATCCGGAATCTAGTATTAAAAACATCTTAACAATAATCAATAATGATAGCTTATAATTTGGTTTTTTTATTTATTTTCGTTATCATAAAATCCTCTATATTCTTTTGGCAGAAGTTCAGCAATTCTCATCATAATATGATTTAAACTATTAGCTTCCCAGTCTTCCTTGGTTTCATCCTCACTTTTTTTAGGAAGCTTGAAAACTTCACCAATGTTAATATTTATATCAGCATCATAAAATGCTTCTTTCCCCATATCTTTCTCGATCGGCATAAATTTTTCCGTACCCCAAATACCGATTGGTACGATTGGAGCATTCGTGAGCTTTGCAAAAAGTAAAATACCTTTTTTCCCTTCTATCATCTTAGCTGTTCTACTACGTGTTCCTTCAGGAAATATTAAAACGCTGTTACCTTCTTTTACTGCGCTAATGACCTTTTTAATTGCTTCTTTATCCGGTGAGTTTGGTAATATTGATATTGATCTAACCGTTCTAAATCCCAAATTAGTGAGAGAATTAGACTTTAATTTTTTTCCTGCTACAAAGATTACATTCTCTTTTTCCAGTACTTTGTTCAATATTAAACCATCCGAATTGCTTAAATGATTACATACAAATAAATAAGGTCTATTAAATTCACACTCTAAGTTTTCAAGACCTTTTACTTCTAAACTTACATGTTTTTTTATCTGTAAATCAACATAAAATTTAACAAACTTAGTAATTAAAGGTTCAGGCAACAGATAAATCGATTTAATTAATAATTTATTCATTTATATACGAATCCCTTCATAAAATTATGCTTTAATCCATACCCTAAAGATTAAGATTTCCTATTAACAGAATACAAGATTTTTTACAAACTATCAATATTAACTTACAAATTAATTAGTCACTGTTAATATCTATAATATTATTAATATCTGTTTATATAACTTTGTTTATCCAAGTAGACTGTTGGCTAACTTAGCTTCTTTTGTTCCCTATTAGTCAAATAAAATTATTTTTTGTGAACGAATGTAAATCATTATTTTTGAAAAACTAATACTAGTAAAACACACAAAAGGAGTGATGTAATGATTATTCATGGTGACGTCGCATTTATGATTATCTCTACTGTACTAGTGTCTATTATGACACCTGGGCTTGCGTTCTTTTACGGTGGTTTAGTAGAACGAAAAAATTCATTAACCATGATGTTCTATTCTTTTATTGCCATGGGTATTGTACCAATCTTATGGATTTTTGGTGGCTTTAGCTTAGTTTTTGGTAATGACATTGGAGGTGTAATTGGTAATCCACTGCAGTACTTTTGCTTTAATAATTTTACTCCATTAATTAATACAAATTATTCTTCAACCATACCATTCATGCTGTTTTTTATGTACCAAATGATGTTTGCTATTATAACTGCACCTCTAATGACTGGAGCTTTTGTAAACAGACTAACCCCAGGTGGTTGGATTGGGGTCCTTGTCTTATGGATGATTCTTATCTACTTCCCAGTTGCTCACTGGGTATGGGGCGGTGGATTCCTTGCTAAGATGGGATTCGTAGATTACGCAGGTGGTGCTGTCATTCATATTACTGCAGGATTTGGCTGTCTTGGTGGCGTACACTTCCTTGGTAGGCGGGCGAAGAAGAATGCTGTTGCACCATTTAACGTTGGATTTGTCGCCATCGGAGGAGCTCTACTATTCTTTGGTTGGTTCGGATTTAATACTGGTGGCTCCTTAACAGCAGCGGGTATTGCTACCATTGTTTTTACTAATACTGGTGTTGCTACCGCCACTGCAATGATTACATGGTTAATAATCCATTTAATTATTCATAAGCGTCTCTCATTCCTTGAGCTAATTATTGGTGCTATTGCTGGACTTGCGACTATTACACCCTGTTCTGGCTATGTAACGCCCTTAGCATCAGTTTTCATTGGTATCATTGCCGCTTTGTTATGTTATACTTGTGTTCAATTAGAACGGAAATTTTGTGATGATACATTAGATGTTTGGGGTGTTCACGGTGTAGGCGGCTTTTTAGGTACTCTTATGGTTGGTATCCTTGCAAATCCATTAGTAAACAATGTAGAGCGAGGAATTCGACAATTTGGTATTCAATTATTTGGTTCTGTAATCATTGCTATCTACTCCATTATAGTCACATATCTTGTCTTCTTTATAACGAATAAGCTAACTACAATTCGTGTATCGGAAGAAATACAAGATAGTGGTCTTGATAAAGCTTATTTTCAAGAATCCTTTAGCGATTATTATGGTATGGATAAAAAAGAGTAACTTCATTTATTTTTTCAAAGTATTTCTCTAAAGTAATTTTATAGGCAATTATAGGAGTGTCAAATAACTTTGATAATTAGCCATAAAATCAATATCCAAATCAGAACGATAGGAAGTGCATAGTACCATGTCTTAGTACTTCCTTTTAGCCACAGATGCTCTGCTTGTTTACGATTTTTTTACCATACTTCTTTAGGAATAAGTTTAATAGTAAATGCCACTAATACAGGTAATAAAATCACATCGTCTACGTATCCTAAAACTGGTATAAAATCAGGAATTAGGTCAATTGGAGATAAAGCATATCCAACCGTTATACCCGCTAAAATCCTTGCAATTATTGGTGTATCCTTATCCTTTAAAGACAAAAAAATTGTTGGAATATCTGACTTTAGCTTTTTAGCTCTTTCTTTAAAATTCATACTTGTCTCCCTGCAAATTCTAATTAATAGATTTCGCTATTTCCCCTTGATTTACAAGTCTTTCAAGACCTCAAAAATAAAATTTTATATCATTTAAATATCTAATCAAACTCTAATATACCTACAGGCAAGCAGATTATATCATGTGTCTTTATAAGTTATCAACTCAAACATTTATTTATTTTAAAGAATACTAAAGAAAGAGCCATTGCTAATGACTTAGATTAAAATAAAAAAGCAGACACAGACTTCATCTTTTTAGAAGATGTATCTGTGTCTTCAAAACTATTTAACTTGAAAACAGCAGAAATCCCATTAAATTTCTGCTATTTTTCAAGTTGAATTTCAAAATTATTTTAAAATATTAATTCTACTTTAGTAAGTAAATAACTGCGTCCAGTAATTTGTTCCATTAGAATTTTGATAATAACCAACACCAATTTTTGTGAATTTTGCATTTAAAATATTCGCTCTATGGCCTTCACTGTTCATCCATCCCTGCATAACTTCTTCAGGTGATTTCTGGCCCCATGCAATGTTTTCACCAGCTCCCATAAAGTTTACACCTTGCTCTTTTAATACAGTACTGAAGCTGCTGCCATTTGGTCTAGTGTGTGAAAATGATTTTTCGATTTCCTTGGATCTCACAAGTGCGGCCGATTCTACAGACTTATCAATTGTGAGTGGAGAAAGACCATATTTTGCTCTTTCTTCATTTACTAATTTCACAACTTGTTCCGCGTAAGATAATTCAGTTTCTGTTCCAGAATTACCGTTTTCTTCTTCTGATTGACCCGGTTTTTCCACATCAGGTACTTCTACTTCAGGTTTTTCCACTTCTGGTGCTTCTACTTCAGGTACTTCTACCTCAGGTTTTTCTACTTCGGGTACTTCTATTTCTGTTCCCGGAATTACAACGCTAGAGAATCCAGGGCATTTTTGCAAATCAATATTATCAAGATTTATTCCATATTCTTTTAATTTATCTTTTATTTCATCCTGACTGTTGCCGCTTATTGTTATCACCTTGCCATTTAGTTGAGTGCTAAAATCATCAATTGACGCAGCCTGTACTACACTTGGTGTACCTAGCATCGAAACTGTTGCCATTGTAGCCATTGTTGCCAAAACAATTCTTGTTAATTTCATCAGAATCCTCCTTCTTGTTGCATCTTATGTTACAAAATTATTAAAAATGTTACAAATATGTTACAAGATGATATTAACATACTATTGGTAGAAGTTAAATAGGTAAAGTCTGGAATCCCTTATATTATAATAGTTTTTTAATCGTTCTTTTGTAAATAAAGAGAATGCTATATAATTGCTCCTTCTTTCTGTAAAAATATGCATTTCTATTTTTATTTCCTCGTAACTGAAAAAAGAATGTGCAAGCACATTCTCTTGGTTATTTATGAGTGACGAGTGCAGACACATTCACAGTTTGTACTCTATACTCTAACCTCCTTTTGACACAAGGCAATTAGATAACATAAGACTCCCGCACATACAAATCCTATTCCAACATACCAATAAAGCACAACCAATCGATTACTAGTCCCGTATATCTCTAAAACTCCTTTAAATATACTTCCCACCGTAAGGGTGCCAATCCCAGTGTTATATAAATTAATAGAAAGTCTTCCTGGAATCCTTCGAAGTCTAAATATTGCCATTCCATAGAAAGGTAGCACGCCTCCAACCAGAGGAAATATAAAGGCATAAATCATATAAAAGGAGTATACCTCATGGCTAAAGCATTCATAAACAAAGCCGAATATAACACAGAATAAGGATGCTAGAAGATATATAAAACCTTTCTTTCCCATATTCAAATGTGGATTATTAGTATCCGATATAAACAATGTCACTCACACTCCTTTCCTTGATACTTCGCCCGTTTGTGGTAGGGTTATTTACAACCTCTCCATTAAAGTACATGGTAGATGAGCCTCCTCCATCTAGATTATATGCAGTTTCTGCACCTAAACTTTGCATAAATTCAGCAAGTTGATATAGGCTTAGTCCCTTGCTTTCGTCGGTACGCCCATCAGAAACAACAAAAAGATAGTGCAAATCTCCCACAATACCAATGGCTGTACGAGGATTGCTAGCCTTGGCCTTTCCAACCTCTTCATTTTCTGATACAGCAATCGCTCCATCTGTTATTAATCCTGGGCCAAAGGAAAGTACTTGTTTGACACCGTCTTCCAATAACTGTTCGGCAGTAATATCTCCTTCAGTAATAATACCAAGGGTACCATCTTTATAAATCACTAAATCCTCCTGATTTTTTGATGCAGTATTTCTATAAAGAATACCATTGCGGATCACATAACCACTCTCTTGCGAACCGTAATAGTCCCCGTTAATCGCCAAGATGGCATTATTGTTCTCTGCCATTACAGAAGTTTTTTCTGTTACATTTCGTCCATAGGCGTTTTGCGCAAGCGCTGTCTTTAGATATTCCGGAGAAGATACGAGCACATCGGCTACATAAATTGAGGTATCATATTCTCTGTATTCTGTTAATGTAATGCTAATATTTTCATCAAT
This window contains:
- a CDS encoding GNAT family N-acetyltransferase; translation: MLKIVRANIEDAGIITRIKISAYNKEINTYLGRNGGPPGYAKMESQINIIKKYIAYKITLDNQIIGAFFLIPISSTIMRFEDFVIEPFYQNKGFGYRVLELVEREYSDILVWKLSTPIFSIGNQYLYKKFGFVEVSRDEEEIEYVKMII
- a CDS encoding YkvA family protein, whose product is MNFKERAKKLKSDIPTIFLSLKDKDTPIIARILAGITVGYALSPIDLIPDFIPVLGYVDDVILLPVLVAFTIKLIPKEVW
- a CDS encoding lysophospholipid acyltransferase family protein; this translates as MNKLLIKSIYLLPEPLITKFVKFYVDLQIKKHVSLEVKGLENLECEFNRPYLFVCNHLSNSDGLILNKVLEKENVIFVAGKKLKSNSLTNLGFRTVRSISILPNSPDKEAIKKVISAVKEGNSVLIFPEGTRSRTAKMIEGKKGILLFAKLTNAPIVPIGIWGTEKFMPIEKDMGKEAFYDADININIGEVFKLPKKSEDETKEDWEANSLNHIMMRIAELLPKEYRGFYDNENK
- a CDS encoding septation protein IspZ, with the protein product MKKISPIINIIIPTIAFWICYRLFGLLPAMIISVLISLVAVLQAYTKKKQVSNTQIIGLVGLILSSTSIVLSGNEKLYYIPALISNIVLLSFMVVLTIKRKSVFLYLAKDFQIKSLQHISEQDVLSLNYLWMCFFFLKCISKIAGLIYLDFEKIYWVVFFLGDPAMLIVVGISVIHIKRNVINVE
- a CDS encoding phosphodiester glycosidase family protein; translated protein: MTRLFKKKYAWAIFYSIFITIFTVYLALDTFVITKVYSRIPLEQEQSGEDYNSTDSAGNESTDSMVNESKDASANEMNDFTANSSTDNKVISENSYIDENISITLTEYREYDTSIYVADVLVSSPEYLKTALAQNAYGRNVTEKTSVMAENNNAILAINGDYYGSQESGYVIRNGILYRNTASKNQEDLVIYKDGTLGIITEGDITAEQLLEDGVKQVLSFGPGLITDGAIAVSENEEVGKAKASNPRTAIGIVGDLHYLFVVSDGRTDESKGLSLYQLAEFMQSLGAETAYNLDGGGSSTMYFNGEVVNNPTTNGRSIKERSVSDIVYIGY
- a CDS encoding alpha/beta fold hydrolase, producing the protein MEHKQIKSQNGNTHYWIAHNKNATAKCIVFTHGLTANHTMFEKQVERFSSEYTVLTWDVPLHGLSRPYHDFSYEKTAIELHSILKNEGISKVILLGMSMGGYPSQMFASMFPEMVEGFIALDTTPFGMKYYSKTDLWWLKQVESMAKWFPDGMLRKSMAKSVSKSSYSYNKMLEMLQPLTKAEIIEQMGIAYGKFAAENKEVTFSFPVLILLGDSDKTGKVRKYCEDWSKRTSYPLHIIKNAAHFSNGDNSEQVNFEIEAFIQGL
- a CDS encoding CAP domain-containing protein — protein: MKLTRIVLATMATMATVSMLGTPSVVQAASIDDFSTQLNGKVITISGNSQDEIKDKLKEYGINLDNIDLQKCPGFSSVVIPGTEIEVPEVEKPEVEVPEVEAPEVEKPEVEVPDVEKPGQSEEENGNSGTETELSYAEQVVKLVNEERAKYGLSPLTIDKSVESAALVRSKEIEKSFSHTRPNGSSFSTVLKEQGVNFMGAGENIAWGQKSPEEVMQGWMNSEGHRANILNAKFTKIGVGYYQNSNGTNYWTQLFTY
- a CDS encoding ammonium transporter yields the protein MIIHGDVAFMIISTVLVSIMTPGLAFFYGGLVERKNSLTMMFYSFIAMGIVPILWIFGGFSLVFGNDIGGVIGNPLQYFCFNNFTPLINTNYSSTIPFMLFFMYQMMFAIITAPLMTGAFVNRLTPGGWIGVLVLWMILIYFPVAHWVWGGGFLAKMGFVDYAGGAVIHITAGFGCLGGVHFLGRRAKKNAVAPFNVGFVAIGGALLFFGWFGFNTGGSLTAAGIATIVFTNTGVATATAMITWLIIHLIIHKRLSFLELIIGAIAGLATITPCSGYVTPLASVFIGIIAALLCYTCVQLERKFCDDTLDVWGVHGVGGFLGTLMVGILANPLVNNVERGIRQFGIQLFGSVIIAIYSIIVTYLVFFITNKLTTIRVSEEIQDSGLDKAYFQESFSDYYGMDKKE
- a CDS encoding IS110 family transposase, producing the protein MIAVGIDVSKSKSTIAVLSSTGEIILKPSEIHHNEYDLGQFIAMLKSHNDEIRIVMEATGHYHYPILKQLLAANLFVSLVNPYLMKKYGDNEIRKGKTDKKDAMRIAKYALEKAYFLTPYTGIDEKYNDLKFLSRQYNQNVSMKVKARVQLSNLLDEIMPGIQSILTSNTYDPDDNLLYRFIEKYESFDTIKAMTEKRFISSYVKFAYKSGARNPQMKALKIYETATKSITTRGVNTSTLVAVKNALLLLKQTETSSNAILSQMQSIASTLPEYPVVRAMNGVGDKLAPRLIAEIGDVRRFKNARALNAYAGNDAPPFQSGQYESLNRHISKRGSASLRKAGYEVMQSLKLHKPENDAVYLFMIKKEGEGKPKNVAKMAGVNKFLHIYYARVTEIYR